In the genome of Acidobacteriota bacterium, the window GATATGGAGTAGAAGTAGTTTGCAATCGATGTAGTCACGGTGGTGACCGGCGACTGGACAAAGTCGGCTGCTGTGAGCGTCCATGCGCGTACGACTCTCTGCCCAGTCGATTTATCGCGGGCATCGAATGCCATCAGAATAAAATTCACCAAAAGAAGCGCGACCATCAACCACGGGGTCAACCGCCAAACTTCCTTTTGACTACGCTCTGCCATCTGAGTGGTCAGTAGTCAGTGGTCAGTGGTCAGTATCAGATATCTCTGACCACCGACCACCGACCACTGACCACAATTTAACTGCCTGTCATTAATGAATTATCCCATTTAACGCGTTTGAGGAGTTCGAAATCGGAGAGCATTTTGCCCGTTCCGAGTACGACCGACGAAAGAGGATCGTCGGCGATGACGACCGGCAAACCGGTTTCGATCATCAGACGTTTGTCGAGATTTTTGAGAAGTGCTCCACCGCCCGTGAGCACGATGCCGCGTTCAACAATGTCGGCGGAAAGCTCGGGCGGTGTGCGTTCAAGAGCAACGCGGACGGCATTGATGATCGTCGAGATCGCATCCGAAAGGGCTTCGCGGATCTCTTCGTCGGTCATCGTGATGGTCTTGGGGATACCCTCGATCAGGTTACGTCCACGGACGTCCATCGAGAGAGGTTCTTCGAGCGGGAATGCGCTGCCCAGGGCGATCTTGATCGCCTCGGCTGTGCGTTCGCCGATGAGGAGGTTGTATTTGCGTTTAATGTACTGCGTTATGGCTTCATCCATCTCGTTGCCTGCCACACGCACAGCACGCGAGTAAACGATGCCTGAGAGCGATATTACGGCAATGTCAGTCGTTCCGCCGCCGATATCAACGACCATGTTGCCGTGCGGCTCTGTGATCGGAAGTCCGGCACCGATCGCGGCAGCCATCGCTTCCTCGACGAGATAGACCTCAGAAGCTTTAGCACGGTAAGCTGAATCCTCGACCGCACGTCGCTCGACCTGTGTGATCTCCGACGGAATGCCGATAACAACACGCGGGCGAACCCACGATTTTCCGTTATGAGCCTTGCGGATAAAATGCTGAAGCATCTTTTCCGTCACTTCGAAATTAGCGATGACACCATCCTTCATTGGACGGATCGCAACGATGTTGCCCGGCGTACGGCCAAGCATTTCTTTCGCATCGCGGCCGACCGCCTCGACCTGGTTCGTAACTTTGTTGATAGCGACAATTGACGGCTCCGAAACGACGATTCCCCGGCCCTTTGCGTAGACTAGCGTGTTCGCGGTTCCAAGATCGATCGCGAGATCGCTGGAAAATAAACTAAATAAAGACTTAAATGCCATTTTGAATAAAAACCCTAACTAAAAGTATGCTCAGAGATCGTGAAAAACGGAGTGATAATCATTACCCAAATTCTCGATCTGGGACAGAAAATAGGACACCGTCGCCTACAACGTCTAACCTAATAGCATACACCTATTTATTAGCATTTTTCTAACCTAATTACAGCAATTATTTTGGTATCGAAGCAAATTAATTCACTCCTTGGGCTCGCCAAGCAGCAGCAGCGATCGCGCAGACAAAAAAAGGCGGCCCGAAGGCCGCCAAAGGGGGGTTAGTCAATCAATCAGACTCACTCCTGCCCGACGAAATCAACGTCGGTCAAAGTGTCCTGAACTTGCAAGATTCGTGAAGTGAATCTATATCTTCTTGCCGAAACTCCGACGGTATATGTTCCGCCAGCTTCGACATCAGCGAACTGATAGTAACCGAACGAACCGGTTGTAGCGGTTCTGCGGTTGCCCATCGAGTCGATGATCGTGACCGTGGCGTTTCTCAATCCGCGGCCGTCCGGCGTCAGGACACGGCCTGAGACCTCGACTCCTGCGGCCGTTGATGGCAGCAGTTCGATTCCCCAGCCGCCCTTGACCTCACCATTGACGACCTCAGGTGCGTCCGGCCTTGCGACGCCGTTGTCATCGCGGATGTAGAGGTTCCACGTGCCGTTCGCCGTCGATCCGCCGAAGTTGCCGAACAATGTCTGTGCATTCGTTCTCGCAACCACGCATCCCGGTTCGACATACGGCCCAGCTGGTGCCGGTGCCGGGAAGTTCGAGACAGGCGTCTCGCACGTCGTCGGCTTGAAGATACCCGTTGCCAGCGGACCTGAGTCAGGCAGCACTGCGTTCGGGTAGTCGGCCAGCGTCAGTGTGACCGCTCCGGTTTCCGTGATCGCGACAGGTCCGCCGACATCGCCGACCAGAGCATATTTCGCTCCGTTCGGGCCAACCAGCAGCACGTCCAGATTATCCGGCTTCGTCGAGTAGAAGTCATACAGCGTCACTCTGATACGGAACGCATTCGTCGTTGCTCCCGAAACCACGATCGGCGACGGATACAGCCCTGCGGCCGTGCCCTGAATGATCGAGATCGCCGCCGGGTTCTTGAACTGGTTCGCCGTGTCGTTGATCGTCAGTACCGCACTGTTCGAAGCTCCCGTCAGGGCACTCAGATTAGTGAGTGTCAGATTGACCGTCTCGTCCGTGTCCGCACTGATGTCGCCGCACAGCGGTATAGTAACCGTCTTGCTCGTCTCACCCGCTGCAAAGCTGACCGCCTGTGCCGTGTTCTGATAGTCAACACCCGTTGCACAGGTTGCCCCGCCAACTGCACGTCCACCCGAGGTCAGCGTGACCGTGGCGTTCGTTACGCCCGTCGTCACACCCGTTCGGTTGACCGTGACGGTTGCTGACTGCGACTCGTCTTCCTTGTAGGTAGTCGAGCTGAACGCAACAAATGTCGTCGGCACCGGTGTTGGTGTCGGCGTCGCCGTTGGTGCTGGCGTCGGTGTTGGTGTTGGTCCACCACCGGCACACGTGAAGACCAGCGAGAAGCGGTTGACCGTACCAGTGTCGGCTGCCGCATTATCGTTGACGTTCAACGTCCATGTTCCTACCGCACTCTGGCCGTCAAAAGCGGACAGCGGGTTATTCGGACTGAACGATCCAGTCGGGAAAGCTGCCGCCGAGCCAGCTGCATTACACTGGGCCTCGAT includes:
- a CDS encoding rod shape-determining protein, translated to MAFKSLFSLFSSDLAIDLGTANTLVYAKGRGIVVSEPSIVAINKVTNQVEAVGRDAKEMLGRTPGNIVAIRPMKDGVIANFEVTEKMLQHFIRKAHNGKSWVRPRVVIGIPSEITQVERRAVEDSAYRAKASEVYLVEEAMAAAIGAGLPITEPHGNMVVDIGGGTTDIAVISLSGIVYSRAVRVAGNEMDEAITQYIKRKYNLLIGERTAEAIKIALGSAFPLEEPLSMDVRGRNLIEGIPKTITMTDEEIREALSDAISTIINAVRVALERTPPELSADIVERGIVLTGGGALLKNLDKRLMIETGLPVVIADDPLSSVVLGTGKMLSDFELLKRVKWDNSLMTGS